In Candidatus Methylomirabilis sp., the genomic window AGGCTGTGATCCCCAAGACCCGGCCGGAGAAGGCGGAGCAACTGTCGCTCTTTGGGGATCTTTGATATGGCCGGGGAGTTCGTCGTCACGGCTGCGGTGGAGGGAATCGTTGATGAAGCAGTGGTGCGCACACTACTCAACCATGTCGGCGTGACTCCCGGAGATGTCCACGGAAAGAACGGCAAGGCGCATTTGTGTCAGAGGATTCCAGGCTACAACAACGCGGCACGCCATGCGCCCTGGATCGTTCTCGTTGATCTTGACCGCGATGCCGACTGCGCACCACCATTGCGACGCGCTTGGCTGTCCCACCCCGCACCTTATATGTGCTTCCGCGTCGCGGTCCGGGCTGTGGAAGCATGGCTACTCGCGGATGGTGAGCGCATAGCCTCGTTTCTACGGGTGGCCAGGCAAAGGATTCCAACCGACCCGGAAGGCTTGGAGAATCCCAAAGAGACGATGGTCAACCTTGCGCTTCAATCGAGGCGACGGGACGTGCGAGAAGACATGGTTCCTCGTCCCGGCAGCGGCAGGTCGGTAGGTCCCGCCTACTCGTCACGACTCATCGAGTTCGCTGCGAATTACTGGCGCCCGCAAGTCGCCGTCGAGCAATGTGACAGTTTGAGACGGGCTACCGAATGTTTGACGCGGCTCGCGCGAGAATGGTCATCACGGAAGAATGCATGACCGAATTTTGCCCGCGCCTGATTGAGGTAGCGCTGCCGATTCGGGAGATCTCCGCTGAGAGCGTGCGGGACAAGAACATTCACCATGCCCACATCAGCCACTTGCACATCTGGTGGGCTCGCCGGCCCTTGGCGGCTTCACGCGCGGTGGTGTTCGCCTCTCTGGTTCCCGATCCGGACGATCCCCAGTGCCAGGCGGACTTCCGGGCGGCCGTCGAGCGCCATCTCAAAACGCATGTGCCCTCGGAACTGAAGCACTACCGGCGTGGCCGAGAAACCCGCCGGGACGAGGACCCTTACCGTCCCTACGACGGCATGCCGGATACGCTGCGGAACCGGCTCCTGATGTTCATCGCCAAGTGGTCCCCGGAGTCCCTGGCGTTCGATGCCGGAAAGCGACAGAACGCTGCCCCGCCTAAGGAACTCCTCGACGACCGCTCGCTGGTGAAGTGGGAGACCTCTGATCCCGAGAACAATCAGGGTCAGGAAGTTCTTCGGATTGCTCGTGACCTCGTGAGGATCGCCCATGGCGGGAGGACGCCAAGCGTTCTGGACCCCTTTGCCGGCGGCGGGGCGATTCCGTTGGAAGTAGGACGGCTCGGTTGCCGGGCCCTCGCCAATGACTATAACCCCGTCGCGCATCTGATCTTGCGGGCCACGTGTGAGTTCCCGCAGAAGTACGGCAAGCCAGGCAAGAGGAAGGCACTGGTCGAGGAGTTCGGTAAGAAGGTCGAGCGAGAAATCGACGTGCCGAACGTCCTCGTACATGACTTGGAGACATGGGCGAACTGGGTTCTGGAGAGCACGCGGCGGAAGATCGAGCATCTGTACCCTGCTGGCAAGGACGGCCGCCCCGCCCTTGCCTACCTATGGGCGAGGACGGCTCCCTGCTCCAATCCTTCGTGTCAGGGCCAGATCCCGTTGATGCGTAGTCTTGTCGTGTGCAGCAAGGGCAGCAAAACCGCGCTCACGATGAACGTGGACAAGGCGCGAAAGGAGGTCTGCTTCGGCGTCGCCAAGGGTAAGGCCATCAAGCGGACGGAGGGAACGAAGCGGGAACGGGGCCCTGCGATCTGCCCGTTCTGCGAGCAGCCGACCTCTGAAGGGGAGATTCGCGCGGCGGGCCGGGCTGGCAGAATGGGCGAACAGATGATGGCTGTAGTTGTCCAGGGAAAGGGCGAGAAGCACTATCGGGCGGTCGAGGACGCCGACCTCCGTGCGGTGATCACGGCGCAGACAATTCAGACGGCTGGCCCCGGGGAGTACGTAATCCCTGAGATCACGGGGCCGAACGCCTCGGCCGATGCCGGCGGGCACGCAAGCATTCGAGTGCAGCTCTACGGCTTTACCCGCTGGGGTCAGCTCTTCAGCCATCGCCAGCTCGTGGTCTTGGACCACTTGGTGAAGGGCCTTCATCAGGCCGTTGCGGAGATGGAGCGGACGATTCCAGACCTCGAGTATCGGCGTGCGGTTGCCACATACTTAGCTCTTTGGATCGACCGCATTGCCGCGTTCGGAAACACGTTTACGCGCTGGCGTGCAAGCCACGAGAAGAGTGAGACGCCATTCAGCGGTCAGTCGATCCCGATGATGTGGGACTACCCGGAGGTAAACCCGTTTGCTGACTCTTCCGGTACCGCCTCGACACAGCTCGCGTATATGCTCAGGGTTGTCTCCCATGAGCAGACGCACGATTTCGTGCCCACCCCTCGCGTTATCTTAGGGTCAGCGGCGAAGATGGGCGCTGTCGAGTCCTTGTCGTCCGACTGCGTTGTTACCGATCCTCCCTACGGAAACTCGATCGCGTACGCTGATCTTGCTGACTTCTTCTACGTGTGGTTGAAGCGCAGCCTCGGCGATCTATGGCCAGACCTGTTCCGTACACCCCAGACGCCGAAGGACGAAGAGA contains:
- a CDS encoding DUF1156 domain-containing protein: MTEFCPRLIEVALPIREISAESVRDKNIHHAHISHLHIWWARRPLAASRAVVFASLVPDPDDPQCQADFRAAVERHLKTHVPSELKHYRRGRETRRDEDPYRPYDGMPDTLRNRLLMFIAKWSPESLAFDAGKRQNAAPPKELLDDRSLVKWETSDPENNQGQEVLRIARDLVRIAHGGRTPSVLDPFAGGGAIPLEVGRLGCRALANDYNPVAHLILRATCEFPQKYGKPGKRKALVEEFGKKVEREIDVPNVLVHDLETWANWVLESTRRKIEHLYPAGKDGRPALAYLWARTAPCSNPSCQGQIPLMRSLVVCSKGSKTALTMNVDKARKEVCFGVAKGKAIKRTEGTKRERGPAICPFCEQPTSEGEIRAAGRAGRMGEQMMAVVVQGKGEKHYRAVEDADLRAVITAQTIQTAGPGEYVIPEITGPNASADAGGHASIRVQLYGFTRWGQLFSHRQLVVLDHLVKGLHQAVAEMERTIPDLEYRRAVATYLALWIDRIAAFGNTFTRWRASHEKSETPFSGQSIPMMWDYPEVNPFADSSGTASTQLAYMLRVVSHEQTHDFVPTPRVILGSAAKMGAVESLSSDCVVTDPPYGNSIAYADLADFFYVWLKRSLGDLWPDLFRTPQTPKDEETTSHKHRHNGSQERANVFYRRLLTESFRESKRAAKDPKLVTIMFAHQSTDAWTALLSALFDAGLSPDATWPIATEMLNTALALGTASLETSVTVACRPRVVGSAIAFKQVRVEIEDVVKRSVKRFWSYGFRGADLIVACYGPAVGVFGKYERVEKADGTPVGIPELLELAKQAARDAIAGEFRGDNLSTLYYVWANLYGAAEQAWDDARLVVQIGGEEDNAMEIARGHGIFVVDGSRCRLALLEDRASRRGLGIDQNPPHIDALHRSMFFWKEEKRGELVDYLAERDLLEDGPFWKLAQALFEVLPRDLEDWKLVNALLGERQTLRAEGKRTAFRNAQRDLSFDEGGEERS